From Nicotiana tabacum cultivar K326 chromosome 22, ASM71507v2, whole genome shotgun sequence, one genomic window encodes:
- the LOC107764667 gene encoding uncharacterized protein LOC107764667 — protein MANSTEYNLYFLSSVPSINFELDQIDLPVVAGMAVTHADLAPSRPSTNLGSKMGAFLMVLSILLGLLCFILSLIAEATHSQVILSGKGGGRNECTYSGRGKIPLLCASAAFLALAIAMVIEHTYLLIVVSKATPPHILYWDPHSDSLNSLVWQAGFFFVSTWVSFAVAEILLLIGLSVESGHLKNWEIAKESCLVVGQGLFSAAGVFGLLTVFLAAGLYMIALRAQRLLLHQESISRQVLETSMLFASPPTSPRTIIRPVPNENPISTTAQSNEHTTSLAQYLSDFDKYLYLV, from the exons ATGGCTAATTCGACAGAGTACAATCTTTATTTTTTGTCTTCTGTACCATCCATTAATTTTGAACTTGACCAAATTGATCTTCCTGTTGTTGCTGGAATGGCTGTGACTCATGCAGATCTTGCGCCAAGTCGCCCTAGTACCAATTTAGGTAGCAAAATGGGTGCATTTCTTATGGTCTTGTCAATACTTCTTGGCCTCCTCTGCTTCATTCTCTCCCTCATTGCCGAAGCCACACATTCTCAA GTGATATTGAGTGGGAAAGGAGGAGGGAGAAATGAATGCACATATAGTGGTAGAGGGAAAATACCTCTACTGTGTGCTTCTGCTGCATTTTTGGCTCTGGCTATTGCCATGGTGATTGAGCACACATATTTGTTGATTGTTGTGAGCAAAGCAACTCCTCCTCATATACTTTATTGGGATCCTCATTCTGATTCTCTCAACTCTCTTGTTTGGCAAGCTGGCTTCTTCTTTGTTTCCACATG GGTTTCTTTTGCTGTTGCGGAGATATTGTTACTAATAGGGCTAAGTGTAGAGTCTGGACATCTAAAAAATTGGGAAATAGCAAAGGAAAGTTGTTTAGTAGTAGGACAAGGATTATTCTCAGCTGCTGGAGTTTTTGGTCTACTGACAGTTTTCTTGGCGGCTGGTTTATACATGATAGCACTAAGAGCACAAAGACTATTGCTTCATCAAGAAAGTATAAGTCGTCAAGTCCTAGAAACCTCTATGCTTTTTGCATCTCCACCAACATCTCCTCGAACTATCATTAGACCTGTTCCTAATGAAAATCCAATTTCAACAACAGCTCAGAGTAATGAACATACTACTTCATTAGCACAGTACCTTTCTGACTTTGATAAGTATTTATACTTGGTTTGA